A window from Toxoplasma gondii ME49 chromosome IX, whole genome shotgun sequence encodes these proteins:
- a CDS encoding hypothetical protein (encoded by transcript TGME49_288945) has translation MAFSQQARPLRGTAPHVGISQGTANGENGTEGTSGQWLLEWFPGFDIPIGLEGRAYLRRLLNHRRAEDPAACEALLAAHGIKLGRGVPGHTSNWGSMKVKELLHAAYLLGCWSAVERLCINFCQANGLKTEWIQELKAKGGRQSVTLANLQNYRKRFRDREKKRGQQQADPLPHSLVSPAETKESRITSGKHFEATSFLSRLEESSEQEAVIPSGQPDTPTSTTQAGTGKQGNRYVPSQPVSSSPAVFPCLGRSVGEGCFDSSTTVEEEAEHYLHPLDSFVHRGNQASPDVRERHLMESSGSGPIPHLLPSPEYESLGVPRRPQTKKRGSRGRITTSTRGKRKRSQANLMPRPAEMTEVTYTPTANIQNLQGSDETVQMQGKHNQKPCYFHQTPEPLESIHTHINSGKAGVVAPPLQALPQVMGQTTEPAPSNKVQWLPETNSPPSSSFLLLSYGEGERRFHLPQTQIYHENCFPPCINSNHPSSARDTSLTGCRLPIDRTNLNHPVESARLDTPCQESSTINLRQQVSPLKERSLNPAKTRERSCSSDSWRSGSSWSQSSQASSYSTCTTSTSSEEGDLSTPCSLGSWKQTNMKRRIAHQVNFAGKKPRHHQSFLSGEELRREETQPSSTIALVASSGSAVNSVVQKHQYSLPAVHQADTKTTAELYGASAIQSAYCSDNDAPQARLSKDTFPPDTAAGVSCSSYESSKDPPYGLQAAPSSDVPSLAERHTNRGVPNENDSFFSRTPALFSCDIESPLTQDGGVMATSASLLEATHPLAGREKTCIGRTGHTRDASGDQLTSSVPLSPLVSQRTVSVSLQEPRPHKGPPEGLAGLREGDFRSDTQHCFPPQSEFQESVHVPHFSVTSELKTIGGVGLSAGYYRPSLMTAQLLNPQCQSFERHAFPAARPNTDSGRLQEIRCSFGSRRHFPQHSSTVRYDSTCALNSNTSSQGHAKMKQSPFDVQTIPAFECGESGGAKHASEGCLMSPAKSGRGRIQQETCDNEYGATIQEATSSVHGAAQTKNHSGMLKCGSWESNLNSGQPAPRKGGAELCFLGPQISSCARSFEAHLQGTASEPLHLAGERTESSPAPDTVPELVKCRRRIIPDVPLIVDRDATAVSEEATDSIHPVEEVECSGRKGGLQHGSMIPLSSPTCNEGVSTLPFSMEFKESSYSVSCGRSRATPGWKLLPARCASVKTPAGVRKIVEAHTPETGGSLRRHTRELQGSHSSDCSRLLETRYQFCCGDPGQPATVHLTVSSHFI, from the exons ATGGCGTTTTCTCAGCAGGCAAGACCACTCCGCGGTACTGCCCCGCATGTTGGGATCTCGCAAGGGACAGCAAATGGAGAGAACGGTACAGAAGGAACCAGCGGTCAGTGGCTTTTGGAGTGGTTTCCAGGGTTCGACATCCCAATTGGCCTTGAGGGGAGGGCTTATCTCAGACGTCTGCTGAATCATCGGCGTGCGGAAGAtcctgctgcatgc GAGGCGCTCCTAGCTGCTCATGGGATCAAGCTAGGCCGAGGCGTTCCGGGACACACCAGTAATTGGGGAAGCATGAAAGTGAAAGAACTGTTGCATGCTGCGTATCTCCTTGGTTGCTGGTCGGCAGTCGAACGGTTGTGCATAAACTTTTGCCAGGCAAATGGGCTAAAGACAGAGTGGATACAGGAGCTTAAAGCGAAAGGCGGAAGACAAAGCGTTACACTTGCGAACCTTCAGAACTACAGAAAGCGTTTCAGAGatagagaaaagaagcgtgGCCAGCAACAGGCAGACCCTCTTCCACATTCGTTGGTCTCGCCGGCTGAAACGAAGGAGTCTCGAATAACCTCTGGTAAGCACTTTGAAGCCACATCATTTTTATCCAGGCTTGAAGAATCAAGCGAACAAGAAGCAGTGATCCCATCTGGTCAGCCAGACACACCTACGTCGACAACACAAGCCGGAACTGGGAAGCAGGGAAACCGGTATGTACCGTCTCAACCTGTGTCTTCGTCACCGGCCGTTTTTCCTTGTTTAGGTCGTTCTGTAGGAGAAGGATGCTTTGACTCATCTACAACAGTAGAAGAGGAGGCTGAGCATTATTTGCACCCCCTGGACAGTTTCGTCCACCGCGGAAACCAGGCATCTCCCGACGTGAGAGAGCGCCACCTTATGGAATCCAGTGGATCAGGACCCATTCCTCACCTGCTGCCCTCACCTGAGTATGAGTCCTTGGGAGTGCCACGCCGACcgcaaacgaagaagcgtGGCAGCCGTGGAAGGATAACGACTTCGACCcgggggaagaggaaacggtCTCAGGCAAATCTGATGCCTCGACCAGCAGAGATGACCGAAGTCACTTACACGCCTACCGCAAACATTCAAAACTTACAAGGATCCGACGAAACGGTACAAATGCAAGGCAAACATAATCAAAAGCCTTGCTATTTTCACCAGACACCTGAACCTCTGGAATCAATTCACACACATATTAACAGCGGCAAAGCAGGGGTGGTAGCTCCGCCTCTTCAAGCTCTTCCACAGGTAATGGGGCAAACAACGGAACCGGCACCATCAAATAAGGTTCAGTGGCTTCCGGAAACAAattcgccgccttcctcctcaTTCTTGCTTCTTTCATATGGGGAAGGCGAACGGCGCTTTCATCTTCCCCAAACACAGATATATCACGAAAATTGTTTTCCTCCATGTATTAATTCTAATCATCCGAGTTCGGCGAGGGACACTTCTCTCACTGGTTGCAGGTTACCGATTGACAGAACAAATCTTAACCATCCAGTGGAAAGTGCTCGCCTAGACACCCCATGTCAAGAATCAAGCACCATCAACCTAAGACAGCAGGTCTCGCCTCTGAAAGAAAGGTCCTTGAATCCAGCAAAGACCCGGGAGCGTTCTTGTTCTAGTGACAGCTGGCGTAGTGGATCTTCGTGGAGCCAGAGCTCACAAGCCAGCAGCTATAGTACATGCACTACGAGTACAAGttcagaagaaggagacctAAGCACTCCGTGCTCACTCGGAAGCTGGAAACAAACAAACATGAAGAGAAGAATTGCTCATCAGGTGAACTTCGCTGGAAAGAAACCAAGACATCATCAGTCGTTTTTAAGTGGAGAAGAGTTAAGACGTGAGGAAACACAACCTTCGTCAACTATTGCTCTAGTGGCATCGTCAGGCTCTGCTGTGAATTCCGTGGTGCAGAAACATCAATATTCGTTGCCTGCTGTCCATCAGGCAGACACAAAAACAACTGCCGAACTATATGGTGCTTCCGCAATCCAATCAGCCTACTGCAGCGACAACGATGCACCACAGGCCCGCCTTTCGAAAGACACCTTTCCTCCTGATACTGCTGCAGGCGTTTCATGTTCAAGCTACGAAAGTAGCAAAGATCCCCCATATGGTTTGCAAGCTGCTCCATCCTCTGATGTACCTTCACTTGCTGAGCGGCATACAAATCGCGGGGTGCCAAACGAGAATGACTCTTTTTTTTCTAGAACTCCGGCACTTTTTTCTTGTGATATTGAGTCCCCGCTGACTCAGGATGGTGGTGTCATGGCGACATCTGCATCTCTCTTGGAAGCGACGCATCCACTTGCTGGACGTGAGAAAACCTGCATAGGGAGGACAGGACATACCCGCGATGCTTCAGGGGACCAACTAACGTCATCAGTTCCATTATCTCCGCTAGTTTCTCAAAGAACTGTTAGTGTGTCTCTGCAAGAGCCGCGCCCTCACAAAGGACCACCTGAGGGTTTAGCTGGTCTGAGGGAAGGCGATTTCCGTTCCGACACACAACATTGTTTCCCTCCACAATCCGAGTTCCAAGAGTCCGTTCACGTGCCACATTTCTCTGTTACTTCAGAACTTAAAACCATCGGAGGAGTTGGACTGTCCGCTGGATATTACCGGCCTAGTTTGATGACAGCACAACTTTTGAATCCACAATGCCAAAGCTTCGAACGCCACGCATTTCCTGCAGCGCGTCCGAACACTGATTCGGGGAGGCTGCAGGAAATTCGCTGCAGTTTTGGTTCCCGTCGCCATTTTCCGCAACACTCATCCACCGTGCGCTACGACAGTACTTGTGCCTTGAACTCGAACACGTCTTCACAGGGCCACGCAAAAATGAAGCAGTCACCTTTTGACGTACAGACGATTCCTGCATTTGAATGTGGAGAATCTGGCGGTGCCAAACATGCTTCAGAAGGTTGCCTTATGTCCCCAGCAAAAtcaggaagagggagaataCAGCAGGAAACTTGTGATAACGAATATGGAGCAACCATTCAAGAGGCGACTTCCTCAGTCCATGGTGCTGCTCAAACTAAGAACCACTCCGGTATGTTGAAATGTGGAAGTTGGGAATCCAACCTCAACAGTGGGCAGCCAGCACCGAGGAAAGGTGGGGCCGAGTTGTGTTTTCTGGGGCCACAGATAAGTAGTTGCGCTCGGAGTTTTGAGGCGCATCTCCAAGGGACAGCGTCAGAACCGCTTCATCTAGCCGGGGAACGGACAGAATCTTCCCCTGCTCCCGACACAGTGCCAGAACTGGTGAAATGTAGACGTAGAATTATTCCTGATGTTCCATTGATTGTAGACAGAGATGCCACCGCGGTGTcggaagaggcgacagactCTATCCATCCTGTCGAAGAAGTGGAGTGTTCTGGCAGGAAAGGAGGACTGCAGCACGGGTCCATGAtacctctctcctctccaacGTGCAATGAGGGAGTTAGTACATTGCCGTTCTCAATGGAATTCAAGGAAAGCAGCTATTCCGTCAGTTGCGGAAGGAGCCGTGCTACTCCTGGGTGGAAGCTACTGCCCGCTCGTTGTGCCTCTGTAAAAACTCCCGCTGGTGTCCGAAAAATAGTGGAGGCACACACGCCAGAAACCGGAGGCAGTCTGAGAAGACACACTCGGGAATTACAGGGTAGCCATTCATCCGACTGTAGCCGTCTTTTGGAAACCAGGTATCAATTCTGCTGTGGGGACCCTGGGCAACCAGCGACTGTGCACTTGACAGTGAGTAGTCATTTTATATAG
- the AP2IX4 gene encoding AP2 domain transcription factor AP2IX-4 (encoded by transcript TGME49_288950) — MSVDTGGVVLDRNVAIPVQMQERSSGYCNGDVPEYSGSPLAASFGPLALMSETVATLEDSVSELGCKNAADFCTATNKSTQYMNQPSRSNSVSTQTTASGYGQRLTRDSGFPDEASSTISTSPLVTATSACSPIPSSGTTTPVAEPSGPAGSISPEESSKDLPPGLTANQLWKFVIQVSKGKHMEGDAEKTGDAGDQRHETARRALASASVSLNVAATTYGTTGIGNGPTLPGEKQDQANALFDCALLDSSVSRTETIGSRIGMHRRVQARHELSADCYARQYPQRHLPLPESGIQLHPSLSGVRVTRNTAKRAPSVATAPADLPRESTFPLMPAPKRRRGSHDSGKGSVFPCRPRELSDLLQLLAENAKQVAQASDGNMPAALDCSFWKTLQEQMNDVAKQERKLSAVTKRHNFLPQFLSRLPVACSTCRATPQSIQNNKKRKREQHDPTRPGCPLPSPRCVPKYLAIPSAVYRVPTFRQCLCQWIASQRGTPVDALENLEEGVLEDVSPLQLPPRVYFSSRVTDNVYAEEEPRIFLSGYLPFSEEEADYAPADQARCLYMEAGQNAAPPDEVCAEVSTLPSAPEEPFTSTRDQSSYSAFKDGVYFDHQKGCWKATVQRRNQVITKHFTEKRTAHTMRHPHEVLYGVDKRGAAGSYSSSVKHPEETRATLYYDWVSKHFREVCKYLESVPASGKGTRGVVATASAVDRLASWGRCATKRSTCSAMPGASWKSSSPLPTSESSYAPVDASSRKHGKLQDLERGENGNKAKETSNPLIQHQECGKALGTKRNILLAQSPPPIQCNYTDDNVRKDTSVCETSTIARQFVLRQCQRLLEIHRQHLSDQLSQNTTPSQNPQQSAGNVFERCAMLPGETANPKGPSQANDLPALDDVMQRLQRMIRDTLGTVSAPSTEADVSRYQQQVLLLQQMRQHHLDMQRLVINTASSVPVLR, encoded by the coding sequence ATGTCGGTAGACACGGGGGGAGTCGTCCTCGACCGGAATGTCGCCATCCCCGTTCAAATGCAGGAACGATCTTCTGGATACTGCAATGGCGACGTTCCCGAGTATTCAGGATCGCCGCTGGCGGCTTCGTTCGGGCCTTTGGCTTTAATGTCCGAGACTGTGGCGACTCTGGAAGACTCGGTATCGGAACTTGGGTGTAAGAATGCGGCAGATTTCTGTACTGCTACTAATAAGTCTACTCAATATATGAATCAACCATCGCGGAGCAACAGTGTCAGCACGCAAACCACCGCAAGCGGCTATGGCCAAAGGTTAACCCGCGACAGCGGGTTTCCTGACGAGGCTTCTTCAACAATTTCAACAAGCCCACTGGTTACGGCTACATCTGCTTGTTCCCCAATTCCTTCTTCCGGAACCACCACACCAGTGGCAGAACCCAGCGGCCCTGCCGGTAGCATCTCGCCGGAGGAGTCTTCAAAGGACCTTCCTCCTGGGCTGACAGCAAACCAGCTCTGGAAATTTGTAATTCAAGTATCAAAAGGCAAACATATGGaaggagatgcagaaaaaacaggggATGCAGGAGACCAACGACACGAAACAGCTCGTCGGGCGCTTGCATCAGCTAGCGTTTCGTTAAATGTAGCCGCGACAACATATGGTACTACTGGGATAGGAAATGGGCCTACTCTccctggagagaaacaagatcAAGCAAATGCACTCTTCGACTGTGCGCTCCTGGATAGCTCTGTGTCACGAACGGAGACAATTGGTAGTCGTATCGGAATGCATCGCCGAGTACAGGCCCGACATGAGCTGAGTGCCGATTGCTATGCACGCCAGTATCCTCAAAGACACCTCCCGCTACCAGAAAGTGGAATTCAACTGCATCCGTCCCTTTCTGGAGTGCGTGTAACTCGTAACACCGCAAAGCGCGCTCCCTCTGTCGCAACGGCGCCGGCGGATTTACCGAGGGAATCGACATTCCCCTTAATGCCCGCTCCGAAGCGTCGGAGGGGAAGTCATGATAGTGGAAAGGGAAGTGTATTTCCTTGCCGTCCTCGGGAACTCAGTGATCTGTTGCAACTTCTTGCTGAAAATGCCAAACAGGTCGCTCAAGCATCCGATGGTAATATGCCGGCAGCACTGGACTGCAGTTTTTGGAAAACGCTGCAAGAGCAGATGAACGATGTGGCCAAGCAGGAGCGGAAATTGTCTGCCGTTACCAAGAGACATAATTTCCTACCTCaattcctctctcgtctcccggTCGCGTGTTCTACCTGCCGTGCGACCCCACAATCAATCCAGAACaacaaaaaaagaaagagagagcagcacGATCCAACTCGCCCTGGTTGCCCGTTGCCTTCGCCGCGGTGCGTCCCCAAGTATCTCGCAATTCCTTCCGCAGTGTACCGTGTGCCCACGTTCCGGCAATGTCTGTGTCAGTGGATCGCCAGTCAACGAGGGACGCCTGTCGATGCACTTGAAAATCTTGAAGAGGGTGTTCTGGAAGACGTATCtccgctgcagctgccgccaAGAGTCTACTTCTCTTCCCGTGTCACCGACAACGTCtacgctgaagaagaaccgCGAATCTTTCTTTCCGGATATCTTCCTTTTTCCGAGGAGGAAGCCGATTACGCACCTGCAGACCAAGCTCGCTGTCTGTACATGGAAGCCGGACAAAACGCGGCGCCACCGGATGAAGTGTGTGCGGAGGTTTCTACGCTTCCATCAGCCCCCGAAGAACCGTTTACTTCAACACGTGACCAATCGTCGTACTCGGCTTTCAAGGACGGAGTCTACTTCGACCACCAAAAAGGATGTTGGAAAGCTACCGTCCAGCGGCGTAACCAGGTTATTACGAAGCACTTCACAGAAAAACGTACAGCGCACACTATGAGACATCCGCATGAAGTTCTTTATGGGGTAGACAAGCGTGGCGCGGCCGGTTCGTATAGTTCTTCAGTCAAACATcccgaggaaacgagagccACTTTGTATTACGATTGGGTGAGCAAGCACTTCAGGGAAGTGTGCAAGTACCTGGAATCCGTCCCAGCTTCAGGAAAAGGGACTAGAGGAGTGGTTGCAACTGCATCCGCGGTTGACAGACTCGCTTCGTGGGGGCGTTGCGCAACGAAACGTTCGACTTGTAGTGCCATGCCAGGCGCTAGCTGGAAATCTAGCTCTCCGTTACCAACGTCGGAGAGTTCGTACGCCCCTGTGGATGCTTCGTCTCGGAAACACGGAAAATTGCAAGACCTCGAACGTGGTGAAAACGGTAAcaaagcgaaggagactTCGAACCCGCTAATACAGCACCAAGAGTGTGGCAAGGCGCTTGGTACCAAGAGGAATATTTTGCTTGCACAAAGTCCCCCGCCGATACAATGCAACTATACAGATGATAACGTAAGGAAAGACACGTCTGTTTGTGAGACTTCAACAATTGCACGCCAGTTTGTTTTGCGGCAGTGTCAAAGGCTTCTAGAGATTCACCGCCAGCACCTGTCGGACCAGTTGTCTCAGAACACGACACCGTCTCAGAATCCGCAGCAGTCAGCAGGAAATGTTTTCGAACGTTGTGCAATGCTAcccggagagacagcgaatcCGAAAGGACCGTCTCAGGCGAATGACTTGCCTGCATTAGATGACGTCATGCAAAGACTTCAAAGGATGATTCGTGATACTCTAGGGACAGTCTCCGCTCCCAGCACAGAGGCTGATGTGTCGCGATATCAGCAGCAAGTCCTCTTACTCCAGCAGATGCGGCAACACCATTTAGACATGCAGCGACTGGTCATCAACACGGCGTCCAGCGTCCCCGTCCTGCGATAG